In the bacterium genome, one interval contains:
- a CDS encoding NAD(P)H-dependent oxidoreductase subunit E yields the protein MNEIKEIIEEIENKNFSNLEILQYLQEKYNYVPIETLKKICEEIEIPRSKIFGILTFYSQFSTEERGKYLIRVCDGTACHVKGGSKIIEMLKREFKLENGKTTEDKKFTLQVVACLGSCFLAPVCMINSSYYGNMDENKFKKILEKLK from the coding sequence ATGAATGAAATAAAAGAGATTATTGAAGAAATTGAAAATAAAAATTTCTCAAATCTTGAAATATTGCAATATCTTCAGGAAAAGTATAATTATGTACCTATTGAAACATTGAAAAAAATATGTGAGGAAATTGAAATACCAAGAAGTAAAATTTTTGGAATTCTAACATTCTATTCCCAATTTTCAACAGAGGAAAGAGGAAAGTACTTGATAAGAGTATGTGATGGGACAGCATGTCATGTAAAAGGAGGTAGTAAAATTATTGAAATGCTTAAAAGGGAATTTAAACTTGAAAATGGGAAGACAACAGAGGATAAAAAATTTACTTTACAGGTTGTTGCATGTCTTGGAAGTTGTTTTCTTGCTCCTGTTTGTATGATAAATTCAAGTTATTATGGAAATATGGATGAGAATAAATTTAAAAAAATACTTGAAAAATTAAAATGA
- a CDS encoding molybdopterin-binding protein, translating to MKGIVYSVNIGEKKGEGKRPVEKIELIENYGVKGDCHAEIGINRQVSLLSWERMNEEFFCLKKETGLSPGVFAENITTGKIDLRKLKIGDKLKINDVVIEISEIGKKCHNWCEIYKKVGKCLMPKEGVFGKVIKGGEIKKGDIIEVIPRIYIGILTISDGCFKGEREDKSGKYLKEICKELGWDVLKYDIVADEKEMIKNKLNEFSEVCDLILTTGGTGITKRDITPEATKEVIEKEIPGVSEILRIKTYEKSKFSVISRGVCGIKGETVIINLPGSLNGVKECFEVLKDFLVHLIEMVRDFPHE from the coding sequence ATGAAAGGCATTGTTTATTCTGTAAATATTGGTGAAAAAAAGGGAGAAGGCAAAAGACCTGTTGAAAAGATTGAACTTATAGAGAATTATGGAGTTAAAGGTGATTGTCATGCAGAAATAGGAATAAATAGGCAGGTAAGTTTATTATCATGGGAAAGGATGAATGAGGAATTTTTCTGTTTGAAAAAGGAAACTGGTTTAAGTCCTGGAGTTTTTGCAGAGAATATAACAACTGGAAAGATTGATTTAAGGAAACTTAAAATTGGAGATAAACTTAAAATTAATGATGTTGTCATTGAGATTTCTGAAATAGGGAAAAAATGCCATAATTGGTGTGAAATTTATAAAAAAGTTGGGAAATGTTTGATGCCGAAAGAAGGAGTATTTGGAAAAGTAATTAAAGGAGGGGAGATAAAAAAAGGAGATATTATTGAGGTTATACCGAGAATATATATAGGTATTTTAACGATAAGTGATGGATGTTTTAAAGGAGAAAGAGAGGATAAAAGTGGTAAATACTTAAAAGAAATTTGTAAAGAACTTGGATGGGATGTTTTAAAATATGATATAGTAGCAGATGAAAAAGAGATGATAAAAAATAAGTTGAATGAATTTTCTGAAGTTTGTGATTTGATTTTAACAACAGGAGGCACTGGAATAACAAAAAGAGATATAACACCTGAAGCAACAAAAGAAGTTATTGAAAAAGAAATTCCTGGTGTTTCTGAAATTTTAAGGATAAAGACATATGAAAAATCAAAATTTTCTGTAATTTCAAGGGGAGTTTGTGGAATAAAGGGAGAAACTGTTATAATAAATTTACCAGGAAGTTTAAATGGTGTTAAGGAATGTTTTGAAGTTTTGAAGGATTTTTTAGTTCATCTAATTGAAATGGTAAGGGATTTTCCACATGAATGA
- the fdhD gene encoding formate dehydrogenase accessory sulfurtransferase FdhD, whose protein sequence is MIKKVEIVKFTEGLGENKLEDEVVEEKYVRIFINGKEVVVLSCLFENIDYLIYGFLFTQGIVKDLKEIENIDISGCICNVRLKKNDFLGPFWFISSECGSRHITLNIMDKVNFDNFFKSDAIFYLLKVFNRISQLYKKTGCVHVCGIAKDREIIIFKEDISRHNAFDKVIGEAILKNISLNDKILLTSGRITSEIIFKLVKMKIPVILSKGAPTDYAIRIGEEFGITIIGFARGKRFNIYTHKERIK, encoded by the coding sequence ATGATAAAAAAAGTTGAAATAGTTAAATTTACCGAAGGTTTGGGAGAAAATAAATTAGAAGATGAGGTTGTTGAAGAAAAGTATGTCAGGATTTTTATAAATGGGAAAGAGGTAGTTGTTTTAAGTTGTCTTTTTGAAAATATAGATTATTTGATATATGGTTTCTTATTTACTCAAGGAATTGTGAAAGATTTAAAAGAAATTGAAAATATTGATATTTCAGGATGTATTTGTAATGTGAGATTGAAAAAAAATGATTTTTTGGGTCCTTTTTGGTTTATAAGTTCTGAATGTGGTAGTAGGCATATTACTTTAAACATCATGGATAAGGTTAATTTTGATAATTTTTTTAAAAGTGATGCCATTTTTTATCTTTTAAAAGTTTTCAATAGGATTTCCCAATTATATAAAAAGACAGGTTGTGTTCATGTATGTGGAATTGCAAAAGATAGAGAAATTATTATTTTTAAAGAAGATATAAGTAGACACAATGCTTTTGATAAAGTTATTGGTGAGGCAATTTTAAAAAATATATCCTTAAATGATAAAATACTTTTAACATCTGGAAGAATTACTTCAGAAATTATTTTTAAATTAGTAAAAATGAAGATTCCAGTTATTTTATCAAAAGGTGCACCAACTGATTATGCAATAAGAATTGGTGAAGAATTTGGTATTACAATAATTGGTTTTGCAAGAGGGAAAAGATTTAATATTTATACACATAAAGAAAGGATAAAATGA
- the moaC gene encoding cyclic pyranopterin monophosphate synthase MoaC, with protein sequence MIDVGDKKITKRKAVAEGFIIVAPEVIDKIKNNKVPKGNVFDFAESAGLFAIKNTPYTIPHCHPVKITKAKINFEIENDKIRVICEVEGIDRTGFEMEALYGVCVSLLTIYDMCKGFKKEMKITDIKLLSKQK encoded by the coding sequence ATGATAGATGTTGGAGATAAAAAAATTACAAAAAGGAAAGCAGTTGCAGAAGGATTTATTATTGTTGCTCCAGAAGTTATAGATAAAATAAAAAATAATAAAGTCCCAAAAGGTAATGTCTTTGATTTTGCTGAAAGTGCTGGACTTTTTGCAATAAAAAATACTCCTTATACAATTCCACATTGCCATCCAGTAAAAATAACAAAAGCAAAGATAAATTTTGAGATAGAAAATGATAAAATAAGGGTTATATGTGAAGTTGAAGGTATTGATAGGACTGGATTTGAAATGGAAGCACTTTATGGTGTTTGTGTTTCACTTCTGACAATATATGATATGTGTAAGGGCTTTAAAAAAGAAATGAAAATAACAGATATAAAATTACTCTCAAAACAAAAATGA